The proteins below come from a single Candidatus Baltobacteraceae bacterium genomic window:
- a CDS encoding copper amine oxidase N-terminal domain-containing protein, whose amino-acid sequence MHLYKRLICGALTFALAIGFVAIGPAAAAAIPIVVNGSTVTFDQPPIERAGRVFVPLRGVFERLGASVVYANGEINAQGNGRSVALHIGSNQATVNGQTAYLDQAPFLVGARTLVPLRFVAQALGATVNYNYGSHTVYINGNGNSSTSSNPAPVSNASFRLENRRPNTHSNTLQPRISADFSEPINRDSLHVFLDNREVTQDVYLNGGGTAFYFTPRNMLSSGSHTVHLTGTTAAGAGFDRQWSFSTQNGVSQNFVHLTSPGAGTKVGSSFTLRGTTLPNSKVHIIATGVANLGPIPIGTGSFQVDTTADANGRFSQQVQVNAFGGGQVRVLIQSQSPDGAAAELPVLYST is encoded by the coding sequence ATGCATTTATACAAACGGCTGATTTGCGGTGCGCTTACGTTCGCACTCGCAATCGGTTTCGTCGCGATCGGCCCCGCCGCTGCGGCCGCCATTCCAATCGTCGTTAACGGATCGACCGTGACGTTCGATCAGCCCCCGATCGAACGCGCCGGGCGAGTCTTCGTACCGCTGCGCGGTGTTTTCGAACGCTTGGGAGCGAGCGTCGTCTACGCCAACGGCGAGATCAACGCGCAAGGCAACGGGCGCAGCGTCGCCCTCCACATCGGTTCCAACCAGGCGACGGTCAACGGGCAAACCGCCTACCTCGATCAAGCGCCGTTTCTCGTGGGAGCGCGCACGCTCGTGCCGCTGCGCTTCGTCGCACAGGCGCTCGGAGCGACGGTCAATTACAACTACGGTTCGCACACGGTCTACATCAACGGCAACGGCAACAGCAGCACGTCTTCAAATCCGGCGCCGGTAAGCAACGCATCCTTCCGGCTCGAGAATCGCCGGCCGAACACGCACTCCAACACGCTGCAGCCGCGCATCAGCGCCGATTTCAGCGAGCCGATCAACCGCGATTCCCTCCACGTATTTCTGGATAATCGCGAGGTGACGCAGGATGTCTACCTCAACGGCGGCGGCACGGCGTTCTATTTTACGCCGCGCAATATGCTCAGCTCGGGATCGCACACGGTGCATCTCACGGGCACCACGGCGGCCGGCGCCGGCTTCGATCGTCAATGGAGCTTTAGCACCCAAAACGGCGTCTCGCAAAACTTCGTTCACCTAACCTCCCCCGGCGCCGGAACGAAGGTCGGCAGCAGCTTTACGCTGCGCGGAACGACGCTGCCCAATTCGAAAGTGCACATTATCGCAACGGGCGTCGCCAATCTCGGCCCGATCCCGATCGGAACCGGCAGCTTCCAAGTCGATACGACTGCGGATGCGAACGGGCGCTTCAGCCAGCAGGTTCAAGTCAACGCTTTCGGCGGCGGCCAAGTGCGCGTCCTGATCCAATCGCAATCGCCCGACGGCGCAGCCGCCGAGCTTCCCGTACTCTATTCCACGTAA
- a CDS encoding M1 family metallopeptidase has translation MINDETSAHRAFALPGARAQYGPDKQVDVEHIDLHLTPDLDARRLAGTCTTTVRALDESVARLSLDAIDLTIVSVERDGKPQSFTRRNGTLDIAFDPAIRAGERATFAIAYEADKPRHGLFFVAPSEAYPNKVKHAWTQSQDENARYWFPCLDYPHEKQTTSATIVVPKGQFALSNGKLAERRDDGENTIFRYEQNVPHSTYLVTLVVGPFVEVLQTQAPKPVYYYVLPGREGDGERAFGKTPKMIEVFERKIGTPYPYERYSQIAVGDFIFGGMENTSATTQTDRTLHDAKAHLDFSSDPLVSHELAHQWFGDLLTCRDWSQAWLNEGFATYFEAVFREADLGYDEYLYDIFGCVARYLHEDGDRYRRPIVCNRFRDPIELFDRHLYEKGGAVLHMLRGELGQARFWRAIARYVKDNAERNVETIDLIRAIENSTGRNLREFFDQWVMRGGHPELEYGVKWDAKRRAATITIDQVQKVDEENPAYRFDLDLGFAFDLPERPATDFGGEPLAGEKRVRVRVERAHETFTVPLDREPKLVRIDPGAYILGSVTYKLGVDYAAATLQGDADIVARIRAARELAKDASQPARAALAAAFEREPFWGVLDEIASALAGTHAPWARAMLIGALAHRHPKVRRAAAAALGTFKDADAATALLPLARDDESYFVQASALHALGRTRDARAYDVLRDALQTSSWNGVIESGAARGLGDLADPRATGALIDATALGREEALRRAAIAALGRVAELQDGERARAVEAIAQLLDDPMFLVAISAIAAAEHTGDKRLLGPLDRLAQSAFDGRIRRSATEAAIRVREAQHVPAQVTGLRSDLDTLREEQRKIQEQIETLART, from the coding sequence ATGATCAACGACGAAACCAGCGCGCATCGCGCGTTCGCGCTGCCGGGTGCTCGCGCGCAATACGGTCCCGATAAGCAGGTCGATGTCGAACACATCGACCTTCATTTGACGCCCGATCTCGATGCGCGGCGGCTGGCCGGGACCTGCACGACGACGGTGCGCGCGCTGGATGAAAGCGTCGCTCGCCTGTCGCTCGACGCAATCGACCTCACGATCGTTTCGGTCGAGCGCGACGGAAAGCCGCAGTCCTTTACGCGCCGCAACGGTACGCTCGATATCGCGTTCGACCCGGCGATTCGCGCGGGAGAACGAGCGACGTTCGCAATCGCCTACGAAGCCGACAAACCGCGCCACGGCCTCTTTTTCGTCGCGCCGAGCGAGGCGTACCCGAATAAAGTCAAACACGCGTGGACGCAGAGCCAAGACGAGAACGCGCGCTACTGGTTCCCGTGCTTGGATTACCCGCACGAAAAACAAACGACCTCGGCGACGATCGTCGTTCCCAAGGGCCAGTTCGCGCTCTCCAACGGCAAGCTCGCGGAACGCCGCGACGACGGCGAGAACACGATCTTTCGCTACGAGCAGAACGTTCCGCATTCGACGTATCTGGTGACCCTCGTGGTCGGACCGTTTGTCGAAGTGCTGCAGACGCAGGCGCCAAAACCGGTCTACTATTACGTGCTGCCCGGGCGCGAGGGCGACGGCGAGCGCGCCTTCGGCAAGACGCCTAAGATGATCGAAGTCTTCGAACGTAAGATCGGCACGCCGTATCCCTACGAACGGTATTCGCAGATCGCGGTCGGCGACTTCATCTTTGGCGGCATGGAGAACACCTCGGCGACCACGCAGACCGACCGCACGCTGCACGACGCAAAAGCGCACCTCGATTTCTCGAGCGACCCGCTGGTCTCGCACGAACTCGCGCATCAATGGTTCGGCGATCTGCTGACGTGCCGCGACTGGTCGCAGGCGTGGCTCAACGAAGGGTTCGCGACCTATTTCGAGGCCGTCTTTCGCGAAGCGGATCTCGGCTACGACGAATACCTTTACGACATCTTCGGCTGCGTCGCTCGCTATTTGCACGAAGACGGCGATCGTTATCGCCGCCCGATCGTCTGCAATCGGTTCCGCGATCCGATCGAACTCTTCGACCGCCACCTCTACGAGAAGGGCGGTGCCGTCCTGCACATGCTTCGCGGCGAGCTCGGCCAGGCACGTTTCTGGCGCGCGATCGCGCGCTACGTAAAGGACAACGCGGAGCGCAACGTCGAGACGATCGATCTGATCCGCGCGATCGAGAATTCGACGGGCCGCAACCTGCGCGAATTTTTCGATCAGTGGGTGATGCGCGGCGGTCATCCCGAACTCGAGTACGGCGTAAAATGGGACGCCAAACGCCGGGCGGCAACTATCACTATCGATCAGGTTCAGAAGGTCGACGAGGAAAACCCCGCCTATCGCTTCGATCTCGATCTCGGCTTTGCGTTCGATTTGCCCGAACGGCCCGCAACCGATTTCGGCGGCGAGCCGCTCGCCGGCGAGAAACGCGTTCGGGTGCGTGTCGAGCGCGCGCACGAGACGTTTACCGTTCCGCTCGATCGCGAACCAAAACTCGTACGCATCGACCCCGGAGCCTACATTCTCGGGAGCGTAACCTACAAACTGGGTGTGGACTACGCGGCCGCAACGCTGCAGGGCGACGCCGATATCGTGGCGCGCATCCGCGCGGCCCGGGAACTCGCCAAAGACGCTTCGCAGCCGGCGCGAGCGGCGCTTGCGGCGGCGTTCGAACGCGAACCGTTTTGGGGCGTCTTGGACGAAATTGCAAGCGCTCTCGCCGGGACGCACGCGCCCTGGGCTCGCGCGATGCTGATCGGCGCGCTCGCGCATCGGCACCCGAAGGTGCGCCGCGCCGCCGCCGCGGCGCTCGGTACGTTTAAAGATGCGGACGCAGCGACCGCGCTCCTACCGCTCGCCCGCGACGACGAATCGTACTTCGTGCAGGCCTCCGCGCTGCACGCGCTCGGTAGGACGCGCGATGCAAGGGCGTACGACGTTCTGCGCGACGCGCTCCAAACGTCGAGCTGGAACGGCGTCATCGAATCGGGGGCGGCTCGCGGGCTCGGCGATCTCGCCGATCCGCGCGCGACCGGCGCGCTGATCGATGCGACCGCTCTGGGTCGCGAAGAGGCGCTGCGACGCGCGGCGATCGCCGCGCTCGGACGCGTGGCGGAACTGCAGGATGGCGAACGCGCGCGCGCCGTTGAGGCGATCGCGCAGCTGCTCGACGACCCGATGTTCTTAGTCGCGATTTCGGCGATCGCCGCCGCGGAGCATACGGGCGACAAACGCCTGCTCGGGCCGCTCGATCGGCTCGCGCAAAGCGCGTTCGACGGGCGTATCCGCAGAAGCGCTACCGAAGCCGCGATTCGCGTGCGTGAAGCGCAGCACGTTCCAGCACAAGTAACCGGACTACGGAGCGATCTCGATACATTACGTGAAGAACAGCGCAAGATTCAGGAACAGATCGAGACGCTCGCGCGGACGTAA
- a CDS encoding SDR family oxidoreductase, which translates to MRVLLTGAAAGLAQGIAVALVRDGHELTLTFRPGGTPPERTLELIRDAGGAAEAYELDFLAGEQLVAETLARIVAGRGGFDALVHAVGPMSIARFERSTMAEYHAMIDGNLRSAVQAAAAVLPHMRAAHFGRLVFFGMNGSQTTRPARGLALHLAAKAGVVAFARTLALEEGRRGITVNVIEPGDIREKSLSRAEALEQSAANPRGRPGTWEDIARAVQFFIAAENDFVNGAVLNVTGGLIEPYERNAPPP; encoded by the coding sequence ATGCGAGTCTTACTGACGGGCGCCGCCGCCGGACTGGCGCAGGGCATCGCCGTCGCGCTGGTGCGCGACGGTCACGAGCTGACGTTAACCTTCCGGCCGGGGGGCACGCCGCCGGAGCGCACGCTGGAACTCATTCGCGATGCGGGCGGCGCCGCCGAAGCCTACGAACTCGATTTCCTCGCCGGCGAGCAACTCGTCGCGGAGACGCTCGCGCGGATCGTGGCCGGGCGCGGCGGCTTCGACGCACTCGTCCACGCGGTGGGGCCCATGAGCATCGCTCGATTCGAGCGCAGCACGATGGCGGAGTACCACGCGATGATCGACGGCAATTTGCGCAGCGCGGTGCAAGCGGCCGCGGCGGTGCTCCCGCACATGCGCGCGGCGCATTTTGGCCGCCTCGTCTTTTTCGGTATGAACGGTTCGCAGACGACGCGGCCCGCTCGCGGGCTCGCGCTGCATCTGGCCGCCAAGGCAGGCGTCGTCGCGTTCGCCCGGACCCTCGCTCTGGAGGAAGGCCGCCGCGGCATCACGGTCAACGTCATCGAACCCGGCGATATTCGTGAGAAGTCGCTAAGCCGGGCCGAAGCGTTAGAGCAAAGCGCGGCGAACCCGCGCGGCCGCCCCGGGACGTGGGAAGATATCGCGCGGGCCGTTCAGTTCTTCATCGCCGCCGAGAACGATTTCGTCAACGGCGCCGTGCTCAATGTGACCGGGGGGTTGATCGAACCCTACGAGCGAAACGCCCCACCGCCATGA
- the dacB gene encoding D-alanyl-D-alanine carboxypeptidase/D-alanyl-D-alanine-endopeptidase gives MATPARVTVTAAPAWTRTQRDALHRALRGALDRGTNGAAAWSCAVLSQGGKTLYDDRARAAAMPASVLKLVVAATALDDLGPEYRFHTLYAASGRPANGRLEGDLWVVGSGDPSLRSPDLRGGVKLLAQQGLRHIEGSIVVDGSAIAGEEINPLWNADDANEDFEAATSGISLDEDTVEFDITGTAPGGAARIAIDPHSASVHYSGSIVTSNSGADDVIIAATQTPNQFIASGAIPPGVTEKFWVPVHGIPQYVGSVVSQLFEARGISVGARPHTGTAPLRTLVLWDHRSAPLRDLVADMLFHSDNHYAEQLMRVAGGLDGAAATDANGLAAERNFLHASGVPTPGLHLVDGSGLAHANRVAALTLATILSYEQQDPLGNPLYLLLPRGGFDGTLKHYGFTTALGRVRAKSGHIFGASSLAGYVNTRHHGRLSFAFIVNGSPGDPDAAIVAAIDRLSEF, from the coding sequence GTGGCGACGCCGGCGCGAGTCACCGTCACGGCGGCACCCGCCTGGACGCGGACGCAGCGCGACGCGTTGCATCGCGCGCTGCGCGGCGCGCTCGACCGCGGTACCAACGGTGCGGCGGCGTGGAGCTGCGCCGTGCTATCGCAGGGCGGCAAGACGCTCTACGACGATCGGGCGCGCGCGGCCGCGATGCCCGCGTCGGTGCTCAAGCTCGTCGTCGCGGCGACGGCGCTCGACGATTTGGGGCCGGAGTATCGCTTTCACACGCTCTATGCCGCGAGCGGCCGGCCGGCTAACGGCCGGCTCGAGGGCGACCTCTGGGTCGTCGGCTCGGGCGACCCGTCGCTGCGCAGCCCCGACCTGCGCGGCGGGGTGAAACTCTTAGCGCAGCAAGGTCTGCGCCATATCGAGGGCTCGATCGTCGTCGACGGCAGTGCGATCGCCGGTGAGGAGATCAACCCGCTGTGGAACGCCGACGACGCGAACGAAGACTTCGAAGCCGCTACCAGCGGAATCTCGCTCGACGAAGACACCGTTGAATTCGATATCACCGGAACCGCGCCGGGAGGCGCGGCGCGCATTGCGATCGACCCCCACAGCGCTTCCGTGCACTACAGCGGATCGATCGTCACCAGCAACTCGGGCGCCGACGACGTCATCATTGCGGCGACCCAGACGCCGAATCAGTTTATCGCAAGCGGTGCGATCCCGCCGGGCGTAACCGAAAAGTTCTGGGTGCCCGTTCACGGGATACCGCAGTACGTCGGCTCCGTCGTATCGCAACTGTTCGAGGCACGCGGCATCTCCGTCGGCGCGCGCCCGCATACGGGAACGGCTCCGCTGCGTACGCTCGTTTTGTGGGACCATCGATCGGCCCCGCTGCGCGATTTGGTTGCCGACATGCTGTTCCATTCCGACAATCACTATGCGGAACAGTTGATGCGCGTGGCCGGCGGACTCGACGGCGCCGCGGCGACCGACGCGAACGGTCTGGCGGCGGAGCGCAACTTCCTTCACGCTAGCGGCGTACCGACGCCCGGCCTGCATCTCGTCGACGGCAGCGGACTCGCTCACGCCAATCGGGTGGCCGCGCTAACGCTCGCGACGATTCTGTCATACGAGCAGCAAGATCCGCTCGGCAACCCGCTCTACCTGCTGCTTCCGCGCGGCGGTTTCGACGGTACCCTCAAACACTACGGGTTCACGACCGCGCTCGGCCGGGTGCGTGCGAAGAGCGGGCATATCTTCGGCGCCTCCTCGCTTGCGGGCTACGTCAACACGCGTCACCATGGGCGACTGAGCTTCGCCTTCATCGTCAACGGCTCGCCGGGCGATCCGGACGCAGCGATCGTCGCGGCCATCGACAGGCTTTCGGAGTTTTGA